One window of the Triticum dicoccoides isolate Atlit2015 ecotype Zavitan chromosome 3B, WEW_v2.0, whole genome shotgun sequence genome contains the following:
- the LOC119280770 gene encoding RNA exonuclease 4-like encodes MDNSSDAHSRHRCAACYRQFNRMEHLVEHMRSSHHSHHEPRCGVCGKHCRSLDALRDHLGFGASLPSKPACATAFAAHGCPLCLAVFPTASALRAHCRACKLSRAPIPSSVQSLTRTMSRMGVRGGGGAVALGCKMVGGGSDGTLDVCARVCVVDEHEAILYESFVKPLIPVTHYRYETTGIRPEHLRDAPTVKQAMRRVQDILLNGEQSYSYSSRGAARLLVGHGLEHDLDALGMDYPAQLKRDTATYPPLMKTSARLMSNSLRYLTRSCLGYDIQTGGHHHPYDDCVAAMRLYKRMRAMSHLHLHGRPRDDDDESMAKAFPAWRQRELERMSPEELLRMSKPDYHCWCLDEDRR; translated from the exons ATGGACAACTCTTCAGATGCTCACAG CCGTCACAGGTGCGCGGCGTGCTACCGGCAGTTCAACCGGATGGAGCACCTTGTGGAGCACATGCGGTCGTCGCACCACTCCCACCACGAGCCCCGCTGTGGCGTCTGCGGCAAGCACTGCCGCTCCCTCGACGCCCTCCGCGACCACCTCGGCTTCGGCGCCTCCCTGCCCTCCAAGCCCGCCTGCGCCACAGCCTTCGCCGCCCACGGCTGCCCGCTCTGCCTCGCCGTCTTCCCCACCGCCAGCGCCCTCCGTGCCCACTGTCGCGCATGCAAGCTCTCCCGCGCTCCGATCCCCTCTTCTGTCCAGAGCCTCACGAGGACTATGTCGAGGATGGGCGTtcgaggcggcggtggcgcggtggcGCTAGGGTGCAAGATGGTCGGCGGCGGGAGCGACGGCACGCTCGACGTGTGCGCGCGCGTCTGCGTCGTCGACGAGCACGAGGCCATCCTCTACGAGAGCTTCGTGAAGCCGCTCATCCCGGTGACACACTACCGGTACGAGACCACGGGGATCCGGCCCGAGCACCTCCGCGACGCGCCCACGGTGAAGCAGGCGATGAGGCGGGTGCAGGACATCCTCCTCAACGGCGAGCAGTCCTACTCCTACTCCTCACGCGGCGCCGCCCGGCTCCTCGTCGGCCACGGCCTGGAGCACGACCTCGACGCGCTCGGCATGGACTACCCGGCGCAGCTGAAGCGGGACACGGCCACGTACCCACCGCTGATGAAGACCAGCGCCAGGCTCATGAGCAACTCGCTCCGGTATCTCACGCGGAGCTGCCTGGGGTATGACATACAGACCGGCGGCCACCATCACCCCTACGATGACTGCGTGGCCGCCATGCGCCTGTACAAGAGGATGCGCGCCATGAGCCACCTGCACCTGCACGGCCGGCCCAGGGACGACGATGATGAGTCCATGGCCAAGGCCTTCCCGGCATGGAGGCAGCGGGAGCTGGAGCGCATGTCGCCGGAGGAGCTCCTCCGCATGTCCAAGCCCGACTACCATTGTTGGTGCCTTGACGAGGACCGGCGATAG